In Cydia splendana chromosome 3, ilCydSple1.2, whole genome shotgun sequence, one DNA window encodes the following:
- the LOC134806378 gene encoding polyprenol reductase produces MLNTLDFIFLNLAFMVTCTGYLINNYETYVPAFVIQGFKYGSFAYQGNGAIFIQAIEIPKSYYRHFYSFSSVLSALTLVYMYMIYFLDFSVNKYVVIVLNKILEQNEPTVSATAALIAMSLLTVQCARRFYETHYLQVFAKNSKMNLSHYLAGIIHYFACIIAGVGEAPLFCGNQNRDTMIWTDTRTKYLSIPCILIFLWAWYEQYQSNVIFANLRKDKKSGQVVTEDHGIPHGRWFELVSSPHRMCEVIMYTALLLLVPTKTYFCIYLWVLGNQIQTAIQANEWYKATFKTYPKNRKAIFPYVF; encoded by the exons ATGCTGAACACGctagattttatatttctaaaccttGCCTTCATGGTTACGTGTACGGGATATCTAATAAATAATTACGAAACTTACGTGCCAGCATTCGTAATTCAGGGTTTTAAGTATGGCAGTTTCGCGTATCAAGGGAATGGGGCCATTTTCATACAAGCAATTGAAATACCGAAATCATACTACAggcatttttattcattttcgtCGGTGCTCAGTGCATTAACATTAGTATACATGTATATGATCTATTTTCTGGATTTTAGTGTGAATAAGTATGTTGTGATAGTTTTGAATAAGATTTTGGAACAAAATGAACCAACAG TGTCAGCAACTGCAGCACTCATTGCCATGTCCCTGCTAACCGTTCAGTGTGCCCGGAGATTCTATGAGACCCACTACCTCCAGGTCTTCGCCAAAAACAGCAAGATGAACCTCAGTCACTACCTCGCTGGCATTATCCACTACTTTGCCTGCATAATAGCTGGTGTTGGAGAAGCTCCCTTGTTTTGTG GAAACCAAAACAGAGACACTATGATATGGACCGACACTCGCACCAAGTACCTCTCCATTCCCTGCATCCTAATCTTCCTGTGGGCGTGGTACGAACAGTACCAAAGCAATGTCATCTTTGCAAACCTTCGCAAAGACAAAAAGTCTG GCCAAGTGGTAACAGAGGACCATGGGATACCGCACGGAAGGTGGTTCGAGCTGGTGTCCAGCCCTCACCGGATGTGTGAGGTGATCATGTACACAGCGCTCCTCCTTCTGGTGCCGACGAAAACGTACTTCTGTATTTATCTGTGGGTGCTTGGAAATCAG ATCCAGACTGCGATTCAAGCCAACGAGTGGTACAAGGCAACGTTTAAAACATACCCAAAGAATAGGAAAGCCATTTTTCCTTATGTATTTTAA